A window of the Lolium perenne isolate Kyuss_39 chromosome 7, Kyuss_2.0, whole genome shotgun sequence genome harbors these coding sequences:
- the LOC127314950 gene encoding uncharacterized protein, protein MRHSLFIRIVKACEANSNYFKQRRNAAGVMGFSAFQKISAAMRVIAYGIPADYTDEYLRIGEDTTSESVRRFARLIIKLFGPTYLRAPNEDDTKRLMEINEKRGRPGMLGSLDWTLNDINVLQRSPLFAKLANGEAPTYNYKVMNNEYTMGYYLADGIYPDWATFVKFVKDPQDRTEAKFAKAQGRSSQGH, encoded by the exons ATGCGGCATAGCTTGTTCATCCGAATCGTCAAGGCCTGCGAAGCTAATTCAAATTACTTCAAGCAACGTAGGAATGCTGCCGGGGTGATGGGTTTCAGCGCGTTCCAAAAAATCTCGGCTGCCATGAGGGTCATTGCGTATGGCATCCCTGCGGATTACACCGACGAGTATCTTCGAATTGGCGAAGATACTACATCGGAGTCGGTGCGCAGGTTTGCCCGCCTGATTATCAAGTTGTTTGGGCCAACCTATCTCCGAGCTCCCAATGAGGATGACACCAAACGATTGATGGAGATAAATGAGAAAAGAGGTCGGCCGGGCATGCTTGGTAGtcttgatt GGAcactcaatgacatcaacgtgttgcaaagGTCCCCTTTGTTTGCCAAATTAGCAAATGGGGAAGCACCCACTTACAACTACAAGGTCATGAACAATGAGTACACAATGGGATATTACCTAGCTGATGGCATCTATCCGGATTGGGCAACTTTTGTTAAGTTTGTCAAGGATCCCCAAGATAGAACAGAAGCTAAATTTGCCAAAGCTCAAGGAAGAAGCTCGCAAGGACATTGA